ACGCGCTGCACCCGGGTTGGCGCTACCCGGATCCGCTGGCGCCGGTGGCCGCCGCCCAGCGTGCGGGAGCCGCCCTCCCGACCGGGCCCGAGCTGGTCGACATGGTGCGCCGCGCCGACGCGCCGGGACGGCTGACGCTGGTGGAGGGCGCGGGCGGCCTGCTCGTCGAACTCGGCCAGGACGGTGTCACGCTGCGCGAGGTCGCCACCGAGCTCGCGGCGCCGGTGCTGGTGGTCGTCGCACCTGGGCTCGGCACCCTCAACCACACCGCCCTGACCTTGGAATCACTTGCAGCACAAGGCATTCCATGCGCGGGTCTGGTGATCGGCGCGTGGCCCGCCCAGCCGGGCCCCGCCGAGATCGACAACCGCGACGCGCTGGCGCGGCTGGCCCCGGTACGCGCGGCGCTGCCCGCCGGCGCCGGGTCCGTCGGCGCCATCGACTTCCGGCGGATCAGTGCCACCGCATTCGACCCGGACTGGCTCACAGGCCTGCTGTAGATGGTCCACTCGGTGGAA
Above is a window of Mycolicibacterium baixiangningiae DNA encoding:
- the bioD gene encoding dethiobiotin synthase, with the protein product MSVLVVTGTDTGVGKTVATAALACAARLSGIDVAVCKPVQTGTGPDGGTGDDDLVEIARLAGVDALHPGWRYPDPLAPVAAAQRAGAALPTGPELVDMVRRADAPGRLTLVEGAGGLLVELGQDGVTLREVATELAAPVLVVVAPGLGTLNHTALTLESLAAQGIPCAGLVIGAWPAQPGPAEIDNRDALARLAPVRAALPAGAGSVGAIDFRRISATAFDPDWLTGLL